From one Streptomyces sp. CA-210063 genomic stretch:
- a CDS encoding ABC transporter permease — protein sequence MFRTALRNVLSHKARLLMTVLAVMLGVAFVSGTLVFTNTISDALQKSSAKGFDHVDVAIEPDYRPDEGDAIAEQPKLTPELLKKVERAPGAESATGVVSGFTALADKDGELIGGGFQSQGGNYWETDDPRYPIQDGRAPKGENEIAIDSQTAKRAGYKVGDTVRLSVNGPVLTPTVTGIFTTDDGNVAAGGSLTLFDTATAQRLFHMDGEYDAINVTAAAGTSQDQLQSAVEKILPEDTAYTTTGQLLADDQATRIAAEMSGLKNGLLVFAGIALFVGTFIIANTFTMLVAQRTKELALLRAVGASRRQVTRSVLIEAFVVGAVAAVTGLAAGVGIGAGMRALVGALGETVPDGPLVVSPGTVATALLVGVLITMVAAWLPGRRAAKIPPVAAMSSVHAKATTKSLVVRNTIGALFSGAGIATVLYATTMDGSDGQAPMGIGAVLLIIGVFVLTPLLSRPLIAAAAPVMRVFGISGKLARQNSVRNPRRTAATASALMIGLTLITGMTVMAGSLQTSIGKMAADAIKADYVVSMASGNYLSPEVEKKLAAAEGVTATSSLRNAESRIEGETEYLTGVNGSAIGKLTDLPVDNGTFKVGGADVVVDAETAERRGWKAGSEFTAGFQGSEKQKLTVAGVYESNELIQGILLDNATLTERLPAAADPADMMVMVKTSAGASDATKDGLEKALGENPAIKVQSGQDLSDDIAKMFTLMLNMLYGLLAMAVIVAVLGVINTLAMSVFERSQEIGMLRAIGLDRQGIKRMVRLESLVISLFGGVLGIGLGVFFGWAAGELIASKMPTYELVIPWARMAVFLLLAATVGILAALWPARRAAKLNMLAAIKSE from the coding sequence ATGTTCCGTACCGCCCTGCGCAACGTGCTCTCGCACAAGGCCAGGCTGCTCATGACCGTGCTCGCGGTGATGCTCGGCGTCGCCTTCGTGTCCGGCACGCTGGTCTTCACGAACACCATTTCGGACGCGCTCCAGAAGAGCTCGGCCAAGGGCTTCGACCACGTGGACGTCGCGATCGAGCCGGACTACCGACCGGACGAGGGCGACGCCATCGCCGAACAGCCGAAGCTGACGCCGGAGCTGCTGAAGAAGGTCGAGCGCGCGCCCGGCGCCGAGTCGGCGACCGGTGTGGTGAGCGGGTTCACCGCGCTCGCCGACAAGGACGGCGAGCTGATCGGCGGCGGCTTCCAGTCCCAGGGCGGCAACTACTGGGAGACGGACGACCCCCGGTATCCGATCCAGGACGGCCGCGCGCCCAAGGGCGAGAACGAGATCGCCATCGACTCGCAGACCGCGAAGCGGGCCGGGTACAAGGTGGGCGACACCGTCCGGCTGTCCGTCAACGGGCCGGTCCTCACGCCCACCGTCACCGGGATCTTCACGACGGACGACGGCAATGTCGCGGCCGGCGGCAGCCTCACCCTCTTCGACACGGCGACCGCGCAGCGGCTCTTCCACATGGACGGCGAGTACGACGCGATCAACGTGACGGCGGCGGCCGGCACCAGCCAGGACCAGCTGCAGTCGGCCGTCGAGAAGATCCTCCCCGAGGACACCGCGTACACCACCACCGGCCAGTTGCTCGCCGACGACCAGGCCACGCGGATCGCCGCCGAGATGAGCGGTTTGAAGAACGGGCTGCTGGTCTTCGCGGGGATCGCCCTGTTCGTGGGCACGTTCATCATCGCCAACACCTTCACGATGCTGGTCGCCCAGCGCACCAAGGAGCTGGCGCTGCTGCGCGCGGTCGGCGCCTCCCGCCGCCAGGTGACGCGGTCCGTGCTGATCGAGGCGTTCGTCGTGGGCGCGGTCGCCGCGGTCACCGGTCTCGCCGCCGGTGTCGGCATCGGCGCCGGCATGCGGGCCCTGGTCGGCGCGCTCGGCGAGACGGTCCCCGACGGCCCGCTGGTGGTCTCCCCCGGCACGGTCGCCACCGCCCTGCTCGTCGGCGTACTGATCACCATGGTGGCCGCCTGGCTGCCGGGCCGCCGGGCGGCGAAGATCCCGCCGGTCGCCGCGATGAGCAGCGTCCACGCGAAGGCGACGACCAAGTCGCTCGTCGTACGGAACACGATCGGCGCGCTGTTCTCCGGCGCGGGCATCGCCACCGTCCTGTACGCCACGACGATGGACGGCTCGGACGGCCAGGCCCCGATGGGCATCGGCGCGGTCCTCCTGATCATCGGCGTCTTCGTCCTGACGCCCCTCCTCTCCCGCCCCCTGATCGCGGCCGCGGCCCCCGTCATGCGTGTCTTCGGGATCTCCGGCAAGCTCGCCCGGCAGAACTCCGTCCGCAATCCGCGCCGCACCGCCGCCACCGCCTCGGCGCTGATGATCGGCCTGACGCTGATCACCGGTATGACGGTGATGGCGGGCAGCCTGCAGACGTCCATCGGCAAGATGGCCGCCGACGCCATCAAGGCGGACTACGTCGTCTCGATGGCCAGTGGCAACTACCTCTCCCCCGAAGTGGAGAAGAAGCTCGCCGCCGCCGAGGGCGTCACCGCCACCTCGTCGCTGCGCAACGCCGAGTCGCGCATCGAGGGCGAGACCGAGTACCTCACCGGGGTCAACGGCTCGGCCATCGGCAAGCTCACGGACCTCCCCGTCGACAACGGGACGTTCAAGGTCGGCGGCGCGGACGTCGTCGTGGACGCGGAGACCGCCGAGCGGCGCGGCTGGAAGGCCGGTTCGGAGTTCACCGCCGGGTTCCAGGGCAGCGAGAAGCAGAAGCTGACGGTCGCCGGGGTCTACGAGAGCAACGAACTGATCCAGGGCATCCTCCTGGACAACGCCACGCTCACCGAGCGCCTGCCGGCCGCCGCCGACCCGGCCGACATGATGGTCATGGTCAAGACCTCGGCCGGCGCCTCCGACGCCACCAAGGACGGGCTGGAGAAGGCCCTCGGCGAGAACCCGGCGATCAAGGTCCAGAGCGGGCAGGACCTCTCCGACGACATCGCGAAGATGTTCACCCTGATGCTGAACATGCTCTACGGACTGCTGGCCATGGCCGTGATCGTCGCCGTCCTCGGGGTCATCAACACCCTCGCCATGTCGGTCTTCGAGCGCTCCCAGGAGATCGGCATGCTCCGCGCGATCGGTCTCGACCGACAGGGCATCAAGCGGATGGTCCGACTGGAGTCCCTCGTCATCTCCCTCTTCGGCGGTGTCCTCGGCATCGGCCTCGGCGTCTTCTTCGGCTGGGCCGCCGGCGAACTCATCGCCAGCAAGATGCCGACGTACGAACTGGTCATCCCCTGGGCCCGGATGGCCGTCTTCCTCCTCCTGGCCGCCACGGTCGGCATCCTGGCCGCCCTGTGGCCGGCCCGCCGCGCGGCGAAGCTGAACATGCTGGCGGCGATCAAGTCGGAGTAG
- a CDS encoding FtsB family cell division protein produces the protein MAVKDRDRDRFSTATRLKLLGEQTAARVYRSQTKRQARRSRLTGRAALLALVLCSLIVALAYPIRQYVSQRAEIADMQRQREEARERVEELRDLKARWQDDAYAEQRIRERLHYVMPGETGYTMIDPDAAKQSRTTQGAADRPWYTNVWDGVDKADAADQ, from the coding sequence ATGGCCGTGAAGGACCGGGACCGGGACCGTTTCTCCACCGCGACCCGGCTGAAGCTGCTCGGTGAGCAGACGGCGGCCCGGGTCTACCGCTCCCAGACCAAGCGCCAGGCCCGCCGCTCCCGGCTGACCGGCCGGGCCGCCCTGCTCGCCCTCGTCCTCTGCTCGCTGATCGTGGCGCTCGCCTATCCCATAAGGCAGTACGTCTCCCAGCGCGCCGAGATCGCCGACATGCAGCGGCAGCGCGAGGAGGCGCGCGAGCGGGTCGAGGAGTTGCGCGACCTCAAGGCGCGCTGGCAGGACGACGCGTACGCCGAGCAGCGCATCCGGGAGCGGCTGCACTATGTGATGCCGGGGGAGACCGGCTACACGATGATCGACCCGGACGCGGCGAAGCAGTCCCGTACGACGCAGGGGGCGGCCGACCGCCCCTGGTACACCAATGTCTGGGACGGGGTCGACAAGGCCGACGCCGCCGACCAGTGA
- a CDS encoding NAD(P)/FAD-dependent oxidoreductase: MSTTERPRILVVGGGYVGLYAARRILKKMRYGEATVTVVDPRSYMTYQPFLPEAAAGSISPRHVVVPLRRVLPKAEVLTGRVTTIDQDRKVATVAPLVGEAYELPFDYLVIALGAVSRTFPIPGLAEQGIGMKGIEEAIGLRNHVLEQLDKADSTTDEDVRRKALTFVFVGGGFAGAETIGEVEDMARDAAKYYKNVSREDMRFVLVDAADKILPEVGPKLGLYGKEHLEGRGVEVYLNTSMDSCVDGHVVLKNGLEVDSNTIVWTAGVKPNPVLSRYGLPLGPRGHVDAAPTLQVTGTDYIWAAGDNAQVPDVAARKAGVENAWCPPNAQHALRQARVLGDNVVSGMRGFPQKEYAHSNKGAVAGLGLHKGVAMIVMGKMKIKLRGRLAWYMHRGYHGLAMPTWNRKIRVFADWTLAMFLKREVVSLGAIETPREEFYEAAKPAPVAAAPAKTEEKAKAS; encoded by the coding sequence ATGAGCACCACGGAGCGTCCCAGGATCCTCGTAGTAGGCGGTGGGTACGTAGGCCTGTACGCAGCTCGGCGCATTCTCAAGAAGATGCGCTACGGCGAGGCGACCGTCACGGTCGTCGACCCCCGGTCGTACATGACCTACCAGCCCTTCCTCCCCGAAGCCGCCGCCGGCAGCATCTCCCCGCGGCATGTCGTCGTCCCGCTGCGACGCGTGCTCCCCAAGGCGGAGGTTCTCACCGGTCGGGTCACCACCATCGACCAGGACCGCAAGGTCGCCACCGTCGCGCCGCTCGTCGGCGAGGCGTACGAGCTGCCTTTCGACTACCTGGTGATCGCGCTCGGCGCGGTCTCCCGCACCTTCCCGATCCCCGGCCTCGCCGAGCAGGGCATCGGTATGAAGGGCATCGAGGAGGCCATCGGCCTGCGCAACCACGTGCTTGAGCAGCTCGACAAGGCCGACTCCACGACCGACGAGGACGTCCGCCGCAAGGCGCTGACCTTCGTCTTCGTGGGCGGTGGCTTCGCCGGCGCGGAGACCATCGGCGAGGTCGAGGACATGGCGCGCGACGCCGCGAAGTACTACAAGAACGTGTCCCGCGAGGACATGCGCTTCGTGCTCGTCGACGCCGCCGACAAGATCCTCCCCGAGGTCGGCCCGAAGCTCGGCCTGTACGGCAAGGAGCACCTGGAGGGCCGTGGGGTCGAGGTCTACCTCAACACCTCCATGGACTCCTGCGTCGACGGCCACGTCGTACTGAAGAACGGGTTGGAGGTCGACTCCAACACGATCGTCTGGACGGCCGGCGTCAAGCCGAACCCGGTCCTCTCCCGCTACGGTCTGCCGCTCGGCCCCCGCGGCCATGTGGACGCGGCGCCGACCCTCCAGGTCACCGGCACCGACTACATCTGGGCCGCGGGCGACAACGCCCAGGTCCCGGACGTCGCCGCCCGCAAGGCCGGCGTCGAGAACGCCTGGTGCCCGCCGAACGCGCAGCACGCGCTGCGGCAGGCCCGGGTCCTCGGCGACAACGTGGTCTCCGGCATGCGGGGCTTCCCGCAGAAGGAGTACGCGCACTCCAACAAGGGTGCGGTGGCGGGCCTCGGCCTCCACAAGGGCGTCGCGATGATCGTCATGGGCAAGATGAAGATCAAGCTCCGTGGCCGCCTCGCGTGGTACATGCACCGTGGCTACCACGGTCTGGCCATGCCGACCTGGAACCGCAAGATCCGCGTCTTCGCCGACTGGACCCTCGCGATGTTCCTCAAGCGCGAGGTCGTCTCGCTCGGCGCGATCGAGACTCCCCGCGAGGAGTTCTACGAGGCGGCCAAGCCGGCGCCGGTCGCCGCCGCTCCGGCCAAGACCGAGGAGAAGGCGAAGGCCTCCTGA
- a CDS encoding Ppx/GppA phosphatase family protein produces the protein MTRVAAVDCGTNSIRLLVADADPATGELVELDRRMIIVRLGQGVDRTGRLAPEALERTFAACREYAAVIKEHGAERIRFVATSASRDAENRGEFVRGVLDILGVEPEVISGDQEAEFSFTGATKELKGRADLAKPYLVVDIGGGSTEFVVGDDQVAGARSVDIGCVRLTERHLVRDGVVVDPPGPEQIAAIRADIEAALDLAEQGVPLREAHTLVGLAGSVTTLSAIAQDLPAYDSVAIHHSRIPYDRVREITEWLLRSTHAEREAVPSMHPGRVDVIAAGALVLLSIMERIGAAEVVVSEHDILDGIAWSVA, from the coding sequence GTGACCCGGGTCGCCGCCGTCGACTGCGGTACGAACTCCATCCGGCTCCTCGTCGCCGACGCGGACCCGGCCACGGGTGAACTCGTCGAGCTGGACCGGCGGATGATCATCGTCCGGCTCGGCCAGGGCGTCGACCGTACGGGCCGGCTGGCCCCCGAGGCGCTGGAGCGGACCTTCGCGGCCTGCCGGGAGTACGCGGCGGTCATCAAGGAGCACGGCGCCGAGCGGATCCGCTTCGTGGCGACCTCGGCCTCCCGCGACGCCGAGAACCGGGGCGAGTTCGTCCGCGGGGTGCTCGACATCCTCGGCGTCGAGCCCGAGGTGATCTCCGGCGACCAGGAGGCCGAGTTCTCCTTCACGGGCGCGACCAAGGAACTGAAGGGGCGCGCCGACCTCGCCAAGCCGTATCTGGTCGTGGACATCGGCGGCGGCTCGACCGAGTTCGTCGTCGGCGACGACCAGGTGGCCGGCGCCCGCTCCGTGGACATCGGCTGCGTACGGCTGACCGAGCGGCACCTCGTACGGGACGGGGTCGTCGTCGACCCGCCCGGGCCGGAGCAGATCGCCGCGATCCGCGCCGACATCGAGGCCGCGCTGGACCTCGCCGAGCAGGGGGTTCCCCTGCGGGAGGCGCACACCCTCGTCGGTCTCGCCGGCTCGGTCACGACGCTGTCCGCGATCGCCCAGGATCTGCCCGCGTACGACTCGGTCGCCATCCACCACTCCCGGATCCCGTACGACCGCGTCCGGGAGATCACCGAGTGGCTGCTGCGGTCGACGCACGCCGAGCGGGAGGCCGTCCCGTCGATGCACCCGGGACGCGTGGACGTGATCGCGGCGGGTGCGCTCGTGCTCCTGTCGATCATGGAGCGGATCGGGGCGGCGGAGGTCGTGGTGAGCGAACACGACATTCTGGACGGAATCGCCTGGTCCGTGGCGTGA
- a CDS encoding Bax inhibitor-1/YccA family protein, translating into MRSSNPVFSRRGFSRDNGHAGFNTAPQAGGAAVGTQGNPYAQGGNPYATNPYAQQDVQHGAPPQAPVTTGRMTMDDVVMRSAMTLGTVVVGAILAWALLPVSPTSYGLAIGAALIAFVLAMVQSFKRKASPALILTYAAFEGVFLGVLSEMFNSQWSGAPFQAVLGTMAVSGATLLVYKAGWIRVTARYARIGMTIAIAFILVMAVNLLLVVFGLAPDGGLRSMGPLGAIVGILAILLGAFFLTLDFKQVEDGIAYGAPREEAWLAAFGLTMTLVWIYVEMLRLVAIFSGDD; encoded by the coding sequence ATGAGGAGCAGCAACCCGGTCTTCTCGCGACGGGGGTTCAGCCGCGACAACGGCCACGCGGGCTTCAACACCGCGCCGCAGGCCGGGGGAGCAGCTGTCGGCACCCAGGGCAACCCTTACGCCCAGGGCGGCAACCCGTACGCGACGAACCCGTACGCCCAGCAGGACGTACAGCACGGCGCCCCGCCGCAGGCCCCGGTCACCACCGGCCGGATGACGATGGACGACGTCGTCATGCGCTCGGCCATGACGCTCGGCACCGTCGTCGTCGGCGCGATCCTCGCCTGGGCCCTCCTGCCCGTGTCGCCCACGAGCTACGGGCTGGCCATCGGCGCCGCGCTCATCGCCTTCGTCCTGGCGATGGTGCAGTCCTTCAAGCGCAAGGCCTCGCCCGCGCTGATCCTGACGTACGCCGCCTTCGAGGGTGTCTTCCTCGGCGTGCTCAGCGAGATGTTCAACTCGCAGTGGAGCGGTGCGCCCTTCCAGGCGGTGCTCGGCACCATGGCCGTCTCCGGCGCCACCCTCCTGGTCTACAAGGCGGGCTGGATCCGGGTCACCGCGCGGTACGCCCGCATCGGCATGACCATCGCGATCGCCTTCATCCTCGTCATGGCGGTCAACCTGCTGCTGGTCGTCTTCGGGCTCGCCCCGGACGGCGGACTGCGCAGCATGGGCCCGCTCGGCGCGATCGTCGGCATCCTCGCGATCCTGCTCGGCGCGTTCTTCCTGACCCTCGACTTCAAGCAGGTCGAGGACGGCATCGCGTACGGCGCCCCGCGCGAGGAGGCCTGGCTGGCCGCGTTCGGCCTGACCATGACCCTCGTGTGGATCTACGTCGAGATGCTCCGCCTGGTGGCCATCTTCAGCGGCGACGACTAA
- a CDS encoding DUF4287 domain-containing protein produces MSQVFSEETHRNLLARIPHCTGREISDWIRKVDEGPALFNFEEKVSWLRHEYDLAYGHAKAIVHEYDLRRAARKLR; encoded by the coding sequence ATGTCCCAAGTCTTCTCTGAGGAGACCCATCGCAACCTGCTCGCCCGCATCCCCCATTGCACCGGTCGTGAGATCTCCGACTGGATCCGCAAAGTCGACGAAGGCCCCGCTCTCTTCAACTTCGAGGAGAAGGTCAGCTGGCTCCGGCACGAGTACGACCTCGCGTACGGCCACGCCAAAGCGATCGTTCACGAGTACGACCTGAGGAGGGCCGCGCGCAAGCTCCGCTGA
- a CDS encoding acetyl-CoA C-acetyltransferase, translating to MPEAVIVSAARSPIGRAFKGSLKDLRPDDLTATIIEAALAKVPELDPKDIDDLMLGCGLPGGEAGHNLGRIVAVQLGMDHLPGCTITRYCSSSLQTSRMALHAIKAGEGDVFISAGVETVSRSVKGTSDGLPDTHNPLFAEAEARTEAVSKSEGADWHDPREDGLLPDPYIAMGQTAENLARQWGVTRQDMDEFGVRSQNLAEEAIKKGFWEREITPVTLPDGTVVSADDGPRAGVTLEAVQGLKPVFRPDGLVTAGNCCPLNDGAAALVIMSDTKARELGLTPLARIVSTGVSGLSPEIMGYGPVEASKQALSRAGLTVDDIDLFEINEAFAAQVIPSYRDLNIPLDKLNVNGGAIAVGHPFGMTGARITATLINSLQFHDKQFGLETMCVGGGQGMAMVIERLS from the coding sequence ATGCCCGAAGCCGTGATCGTCTCAGCCGCCCGCTCCCCCATCGGCCGCGCCTTCAAGGGCTCGCTCAAGGACCTGCGCCCCGACGACCTGACCGCCACGATCATCGAGGCCGCCCTCGCGAAGGTCCCGGAGCTGGACCCGAAGGACATCGACGACCTGATGCTCGGCTGCGGCCTCCCCGGCGGCGAGGCGGGGCACAACCTGGGCCGGATCGTCGCCGTACAGCTGGGCATGGACCACCTGCCGGGCTGCACGATCACCCGCTACTGCTCCTCCTCGCTCCAGACGTCCCGCATGGCCCTGCACGCCATCAAGGCCGGCGAGGGCGACGTCTTCATCTCGGCCGGTGTCGAGACGGTGTCCCGGAGCGTCAAGGGGACCAGCGACGGCCTGCCCGACACGCACAACCCCCTCTTCGCCGAGGCCGAGGCCCGTACGGAGGCCGTGTCCAAGTCGGAGGGCGCCGACTGGCACGACCCGCGTGAGGACGGCCTGCTCCCCGACCCGTACATCGCGATGGGGCAGACCGCCGAGAACCTGGCCCGCCAGTGGGGTGTGACCCGCCAGGACATGGACGAGTTCGGCGTCCGCTCGCAGAACCTCGCCGAGGAAGCCATCAAGAAGGGCTTCTGGGAGCGCGAGATCACCCCCGTGACGCTGCCCGACGGCACGGTCGTCAGTGCGGACGACGGCCCGCGCGCGGGCGTCACCCTGGAGGCCGTACAGGGCCTGAAGCCGGTCTTCCGCCCGGACGGGCTGGTCACCGCCGGCAACTGCTGCCCGCTGAACGACGGCGCCGCCGCCCTCGTGATCATGTCGGACACGAAGGCCCGCGAGCTGGGTCTGACCCCGCTCGCCCGCATCGTCTCGACGGGTGTCTCCGGCCTCTCCCCCGAGATCATGGGCTACGGCCCGGTGGAGGCGTCGAAGCAGGCCCTGTCCCGCGCGGGCCTCACCGTCGACGACATCGACCTGTTCGAGATCAACGAGGCCTTCGCCGCCCAGGTGATCCCCTCGTACCGCGACCTGAACATCCCGCTGGACAAGCTGAACGTGAACGGCGGCGCCATCGCCGTCGGCCACCCCTTCGGCATGACCGGCGCCCGTATCACCGCCACGCTCATCAACTCCCTCCAGTTCCACGACAAGCAGTTCGGCCTGGAGACGATGTGCGTCGGCGGCGGCCAGGGCATGGCGATGGTCATCGAGCGCCTCAGCTGA
- a CDS encoding DUF501 domain-containing protein, whose protein sequence is MQTPPPPTPRTEPTDADVEAFQQQLGRPPRGLRAIAHRCPCGQPDVVETAPRLPDGTPFPTTYYLTCPRAASAIGTLEANGVMKEMTERLATDPELAAAYRAAHEDYIARRDAIEVLEGFPSAGGMPDRVKCLHVLVGHSLAAGPGVNPLGDEAIEMLPEWWAKGPCVVPAPEPAKEAGK, encoded by the coding sequence ATGCAGACGCCCCCGCCGCCCACCCCGCGCACCGAGCCCACCGACGCCGACGTCGAGGCCTTCCAGCAGCAGCTCGGACGCCCGCCGCGCGGGCTGCGCGCGATCGCGCACCGGTGCCCGTGCGGGCAGCCGGACGTCGTCGAGACGGCCCCGCGCCTGCCGGACGGGACGCCCTTCCCCACGACGTACTACCTGACGTGCCCGCGCGCCGCCTCCGCGATCGGCACGCTGGAGGCGAACGGCGTGATGAAGGAGATGACGGAGCGGCTGGCGACGGACCCCGAGCTGGCCGCCGCGTACCGGGCCGCGCACGAGGACTACATCGCCCGCCGCGACGCGATCGAGGTCCTGGAGGGCTTCCCGAGCGCGGGGGGCATGCCGGACCGCGTGAAGTGCCTGCACGTCCTCGTGGGCCACTCGCTGGCCGCGGGCCCCGGCGTCAACCCGCTGGGCGACGAGGCGATCGAGATGCTGCCGGAGTGGTGGGCGAAGGGCCCGTGCGTGGTGCCCGCGCCGGAGCCCGCGAAGGAGGCCGGCAAGTGA
- a CDS encoding ABC transporter ATP-binding protein: MTTTPLADRATAVAARATELSKVYGQGETRVVALDQVTVDFRQAQFTAIMGPSGSGKSTLMHCVAGLDTFSAGSVRIGETELGSLKDKQLTKLRRDKIGFIFQAFNLLPTLTALENITLPMDIAGRKPDKRWLDTVIQMVGLADRLTHRPAQLSGGQQQRVAVARALASRPDIIFGDEPTGNLDSRSGAEVLGFLRNSVRELGQTVVMVTHDPVAAAYADRVIFLADGRIVDEMHEPTADSVLDRMKRFDTKGRTS; the protein is encoded by the coding sequence GTGACCACCACTCCCCTCGCCGACCGGGCCACCGCCGTGGCCGCCCGCGCCACGGAACTGTCGAAGGTCTACGGACAGGGCGAGACCCGGGTGGTCGCCCTGGACCAGGTGACCGTCGACTTCCGGCAGGCCCAGTTCACCGCGATCATGGGCCCCTCGGGGTCCGGCAAGTCCACGCTGATGCACTGCGTGGCGGGCCTGGACACCTTCTCGGCCGGCTCCGTCCGCATCGGTGAGACCGAGTTGGGCTCACTGAAGGACAAGCAGCTCACCAAGCTCCGCCGGGACAAGATCGGCTTCATCTTCCAGGCGTTCAACCTGCTGCCCACGCTGACGGCGCTGGAGAACATCACCCTCCCGATGGACATCGCGGGCCGCAAACCGGACAAGCGGTGGCTGGACACCGTGATCCAGATGGTGGGCCTGGCCGACCGGCTGACCCACCGGCCCGCGCAGCTCTCCGGCGGTCAGCAGCAGCGCGTGGCCGTGGCACGGGCGCTCGCCTCGCGGCCGGACATCATCTTCGGGGACGAGCCGACCGGAAACCTCGACTCGCGTTCGGGCGCCGAGGTGCTGGGCTTCCTGCGCAACTCCGTACGGGAGTTGGGGCAGACCGTGGTGATGGTGACGCACGACCCGGTGGCCGCGGCGTACGCGGACCGGGTCATCTTCCTCGCCGACGGGCGCATCGTGGACGAGATGCACGAGCCGACGGCGGACTCCGTCCTGGACCGTATGAAGCGGTTCGACACCAAGGGCCGTACGAGCTAG
- a CDS encoding class I SAM-dependent methyltransferase → MQDAASRLKTLLEQMLGAPLPVRLRAWDGSEAGPPQAPALVVRNRRALRRLLWKPGELGLARAWVAGDLGIEGDLYAVLDLVAGHVWERDEDARSLAESLRDPDVRAAVKGLLKLAGPAVLLPPEPPREEVRTRHLHTRRTDRRAVSHHYDVGNDFYELVLGPSMVYSCAYWAAPDGTTLEAAQHDKLDLICRKLALSPGQRLLDVGCGWGSMAVHAAREYGVHVVGVTLSQEQAAYARKRVADEGLTDRVEIRVQDYRDVTDGPYDAISSVGMAEHVGADKYLEYAQDLYRLLAPGGRLLNHQISRRPQRDESTYSVDGFIDAYVFPDGELAPVGTTVTLLERAGFEVRDVESLREHYALTLRAWVTNLEARWAEAVGLVGAGRARVWRLYMAASALGFERNRIGVNQVLAVRTPEGGASGLPLRARTWGS, encoded by the coding sequence ATGCAGGACGCCGCGTCGCGGCTGAAGACCCTGCTCGAGCAGATGCTGGGGGCCCCGCTCCCGGTCCGGCTGCGGGCATGGGACGGTTCGGAGGCCGGCCCCCCTCAGGCCCCCGCACTGGTGGTACGGAACCGCAGGGCCCTGCGCCGGCTGCTGTGGAAGCCGGGGGAACTGGGCCTCGCCCGCGCCTGGGTCGCCGGAGACCTCGGCATCGAGGGGGACCTGTACGCCGTACTGGATCTGGTGGCCGGACACGTGTGGGAGCGGGACGAGGACGCCCGGAGCCTCGCCGAGTCCCTGCGCGACCCGGACGTGCGGGCGGCCGTCAAGGGCCTGCTGAAGCTGGCCGGCCCCGCTGTCCTCCTCCCGCCCGAACCGCCGCGCGAGGAGGTCCGCACCCGCCACCTGCACACCAGGCGCACGGACAGACGGGCCGTCAGCCACCACTACGACGTGGGCAACGACTTCTACGAGCTCGTCCTCGGCCCGTCGATGGTGTACTCCTGCGCCTATTGGGCGGCCCCCGACGGCACCACCCTCGAAGCCGCCCAGCACGACAAACTCGACCTCATCTGCCGCAAACTCGCCCTCAGCCCTGGGCAGCGGCTCCTGGACGTCGGCTGCGGCTGGGGCTCCATGGCCGTCCACGCCGCCCGCGAGTACGGCGTCCATGTCGTCGGTGTCACCCTCTCCCAGGAGCAGGCCGCGTACGCCCGTAAACGCGTCGCCGACGAGGGCCTGACCGACCGGGTCGAGATCCGCGTCCAGGACTACCGCGACGTCACCGACGGGCCGTACGACGCCATCTCCTCCGTCGGCATGGCCGAACACGTCGGCGCGGACAAGTACCTGGAGTACGCCCAGGATCTGTACCGGCTCCTGGCCCCCGGCGGACGGCTGCTCAACCACCAGATCTCCCGGCGGCCGCAGCGCGACGAGAGCACGTACTCCGTCGACGGCTTCATCGACGCGTACGTCTTCCCGGACGGCGAACTCGCCCCCGTCGGCACCACCGTCACCCTGCTCGAACGCGCCGGGTTCGAGGTCCGCGACGTGGAGTCCCTGCGCGAGCACTACGCCCTCACCCTGCGCGCCTGGGTCACCAACCTCGAAGCGCGGTGGGCCGAGGCCGTCGGCCTCGTCGGCGCGGGCCGTGCCCGCGTCTGGCGCCTCTACATGGCCGCCTCCGCCCTCGGCTTCGAACGCAACCGCATCGGCGTCAACCAGGTACTGGCCGTACGGACCCCGGAAGGGGGTGCGTCGGGGCTGCCGCTCAGGGCCCGGACCTGGGGAAGCTGA